Below is a window of Halobaculum lipolyticum DNA.
CCGGCGCGGCCGGACACCGGAATCGTGACAACTGACGCCGGCGGGGACGTGGACGGAGACGGACTCGCGTCACGGGACCCGCGCCGCGAGTACGACGACCTCCTCGTGAACCGCGTGGAGTCGACGCGGCCGGCCGCCGAACTCCGGCGCCTCCGCGCCGACGAGGAGGCGGTCCGCCAGGGGTGGGTCGCCGCCGGCGTCGTTCTCGACCCCGAGGGCCGGGTGCTCGTCGTCGACCTCGCGGACCGCGGCTGGGCGCTGCCGGGCGGGACGGCGCTCCCGGCGGAACCGCTCGCGGCGACGGTCGAGCGCGAGGTGCGCGAGGAGACGGGCGTCGACGCGGCGGCCGTCCGTCCCCACGCCATCCACGACGAGACGATGCGCGCCGCCGACGGGTCGGTCCCGCCGACGCCGTTCCGGGTCGTCCACTTCGAGGCGCGAGCGCCGACGGCGACCGTCCCCGACGACCTCGCGGCGCTGGGCGACGACGACGAGACAGTGCGGGCGGTCGAGTGGCGCGAGACGCTCCCCGACGGCGTGTACGACGCCGAGTGGACCGACTGCGTCTACCGACGGATCGTGGCGTAAGTGGCGTAAGTCCCCGCTACCGCCCCGGCTCAGGCGCCGAGTTCGCGGTCCTCGGCGCCCCGACCCTGCTCGCCGGGGTCGGCGGTCTCCTCGTCGTCGACGGTCCGCCAGTAGAAGCGCGGGCCGAGCACGAGGTAGCCGAGCGCGAGGAACAGCAGCGCGAACGCGAACGACTCGCCGGCCATCCCGCCCAGCAGGATCGCGAGCGCCTGCACGACGCCCATCACGAGCGCGTCCTGCGGGTGGAGGTCGGGGTAGCGAACGGGCGTCACCATCAGCGGCGCCGACACCGCCGCGAGCGCGAGCACCACTGCCGGCGTCCCGAGTCCCGCCAGCACGGACGCCGCGATGACGGTCGCCGCGAGCGTCGTCTGGACGCCGTGGGTCGTCTTCGCGCCGGAGTCCTCGACGGTGTAGACGGCCAGTCGGATCACCGCGAGGGCGACGTAGACCGCGGGGACGAGCAGTCCGGCGGCGTAGATCAGGGGTGCGGTCTCGAACGGGTACGCCTCGGTGACGGTCGCGGCGACGAGCAGCGCGGGGGCGACGCCGAAGGAGGCGACGTCGGCCAGCGAGTCGAGGTGGGGTCCGATCGCGGTACCGCCGTAGCGACGTGCGAGCACGCCGTCGAGTCCGTCGGCGACGGCTCCGAGGAGGACGAGCCGGGCGGCCAGCCCCGGGTCGACGAACACGAGCGCGGCGGCGAGCGTTCCCAGCGCGGCGTTGCCCGCGGTGACCGCGTCCGCGAGGCCGAGCCGGGAGAGGAACCGCGGCCGGTCGGTCATACTCGGCCGCACGGCACCCCCCGCCGTATCGCTTTCCATCCGGTTCGACGCGCGGACCAATCCGCCTAAATCGCTCCCCGCCCACCGATCGAGCATGGACCGACGCCGCTTCCTCGCGACAGCCGGCGCCGCCGCGTCGGCGTCGCTAGCGGGCTGTTCGGCGATCCTCCCCGGCGCCGCGGCGGACGACTACGACGTCGGCATGACCGCCGAGGCGTTCTCTCCGTACGAGGTCACCGTCGCCGTCGGCGACACGGTCGTCTGGGAGAACACCTCCACCCGCGCCCACTCGGTGACGGCCTACGATGACCAGATCCCAGCCGACGCCGACTACTTCGCTACCGGCGGCTACGACTCCGAGGCCGCCGCGCGCGACGCCTGGGACGGCAATCGAGGGGCGATCACGTCGGGCGAACGGTACGAGCACACGTTCGAGACGCCCGGCGACTACACCTACTTCTGCATCCCGCACGAGCAGGCCGGGATGGTCGGCGTCGTCCGCGTCGAGGAGTGAGGGGTGAGCCGTCGCGCGGTCGAATCGGACCCGTCCCGGCGGCGCCGACGGCGCCGCTGACGGGTCGGCGCAGCGAAAAACGTCGGAATCGGGAGTCGCGTTACTCGTCGACGGCGACGTCGTCGTCGTCAACGTCGACCGCGGCCTCCTCCTCGGCGGCGATCTCCTCGGGACGCGCTTCGAGCTGGAGCTTCTGGATCTCGACGCGGCGCAGCGGGTAGATAGTCTTCGCCTCGCCGTAGATCGCCGAGGAGAGGCGGCCCTCGACGACGGAGTCGACCAGTTCCGAGAACGAGCGGTCCTCGGCGGCCTGCTCGACCAGATCGATCATGACCTGGCGGATGGCCTGCTCCTGGGAGCGGTCGGCCTTCTTCGTCGTGAACGCCACCGGGCTGACGCGGACGCGGTAGTCGTCGGTCGTGCGCACGGTGATGTGCAGGTCGACCTTCGAGGCGCCGCGGCGCACCATCGAGCGCAGGTAGTCGCGGGTGAGTTCGTGCTTCACGAACTCGGTGTAGGCCGCGTCCGAGCCGACGTCGGTGATCTTGAACGTCAGCTTCGTGTTGTCCTGCCCCTGATCGCCGGTGATCTCGCCGAGCGTGGTGTCGACGTTGCGGCCGACGACCTGCTCCGGCTCCTCGGCCATCGTCTCGCCGAGTTCGGCGCGGTCGAACTGTTCGGGCGCCAGCACGGTGTACCAGCGCTTCCCCTGTCGTTGTCGTGAAACCGATCGTTCGCTCATGTGTGGTGTGTGTCGTTGTCTGCGGTGTCTGCGTCGCGGCCGGCGTTCGTACGCCCGTCGCGACCGTCGCGGATGCCGTCCGCGTCGTTCGTGTCGGCCGCGCCGGTCGCGGCCGCCGTCCCGTCCGTCTCCCGTCCCGCCGCGGCCACGTCGTCGGCCACGCCGAGGTTCACGAGGTAGTCGTCCACCGACGCGAGGAGGCCGCCGGTCGTCCCCCGCTCGATGCGGGTCCGGACCGTCGCCCCCTCGCTCGTCGTCCCGATGTCCGCGGTGTTGTCCGGCGCGAGCGCCGCGGCGACCGTTCGGGCCGCCTCGTCGTCGGCGTGCGTCGTCTCCACGACGGCCGTGCGGGCGCGGTCGGCGCCCGCCGCGGCGTCGCGTCCGTCGGCGGCGCGGTCGTCCCCCGTCATCCGAGGGCCTCCCTGAAGCCGCCGATGAACGCCTGCACGTCGCCGCCCGCGAAGCGGGCGTCGCCCGTGCGCGCGTCGCCGATCACGTCGCGGTCGCCGTCGGCGCCGGTCGCCTCGACCCCCGCACGCAGCGCGGCGGTCGCGTCCGTCGATCCGTCGCCGGCGGCCGCGGCGGCGTCGTCGGAGACGACGAGCGCCAGCGGCTCCGGCGAGGCGAAGTCGCGAACCAGTCGCGCGGCCGCGGGTAGCGTCGCCCCCTCGGCCGGCGTCGCCGCCACGCGCGCGACGAACACGCCGTCGTAGCGACCCGTCGTCGGGTCGGCGAGCACGTCGTGGACGCCCGCGCCGTGGTCGCGCCACGCGCCGAGCGCGGCGTCGGCGACGTCGGCGCCGAGCGCGAGCGACACCCCGAGACCGGGGCGTTCGCGGGCGAGGGCGTCGAACACGTCCGCCGTCCCCTCGAGGGTGGCGAACGGGCCGGTCGGCGTCGCGTGCGGCCGCAGCGCGCGCTCGACGGCGGCGACCGACCGGTCGGGCGCGCCGTCGGTGGCGTCGAGCGCGACCGCCGACGCGAGCCGTCTGCGGCCGTCCTCGTCCGGGTCCTCGTGGACCCCGAGAGCGTCCAGCAGCGCGCCGGCGGCGTCGACGTCGCCGGACTGCGGCGTCCGAACCAGCGTGGTGTGTGCGAGTCCGTCCGCGAGGTCCGCCGTCGGCACCGCGACGCCGGGGCGTCTGTCGACGACGCCGCGGCGCTCGGCTTCCTCCAGCAGGCTGCCGCTGCCGCCGTCGCCGGGCGCGGTGCCCGCGGCGACGACGCCGGCCAGCCCGACCAGCGGGTCCGGCTCCGCGCCGAGCGCGTCGACGACCGCGGCGACGACGGCCGACACGGGTCGGTCCCCGGTCGGTATCGCCGTCGCGTTCGGGGCGGTCCACCCGAGCGCCAGCGCGGTCCCGTCGCCGTCGGGGACCGCGGCGTCGCGGGTGGTGCGCACCTGGAACGCCGTGTTGCCTCCGGCGAGGCCGCGCGCGAGCACGCCGGCGGCCGCGAGCGCGTCGCCCGTCGGGCGAGCGTACACGCGGACGAAGTCGGTCTCCGCCAGCGCCGCGGCTACCCGTTCGGGGTCCGGCTCGGTCGGCGCGTCGGCGGCGGTGGACATCGGTGTCGGTGGGTCTCGTGGGGTGAGCTTACGCGTCGTCCTCGAGGAGGTCGACGGCGTTC
It encodes the following:
- a CDS encoding NUDIX domain-containing protein; amino-acid sequence: MTTDAGGDVDGDGLASRDPRREYDDLLVNRVESTRPAAELRRLRADEEAVRQGWVAAGVVLDPEGRVLVVDLADRGWALPGGTALPAEPLAATVEREVREETGVDAAAVRPHAIHDETMRAADGSVPPTPFRVVHFEARAPTATVPDDLAALGDDDETVRAVEWRETLPDGVYDAEWTDCVYRRIVA
- a CDS encoding protein sorting system archaetidylserine synthase (This PssA-like phosphatidyltransferase, along with a PssD-like decarboxylase, is required in Haloarchaea for the archaeosortase ArtA to replace the PGF-CTERM sorting signal with a C-terminal lipid anchor.), which translates into the protein MTDRPRFLSRLGLADAVTAGNAALGTLAAALVFVDPGLAARLVLLGAVADGLDGVLARRYGGTAIGPHLDSLADVASFGVAPALLVAATVTEAYPFETAPLIYAAGLLVPAVYVALAVIRLAVYTVEDSGAKTTHGVQTTLAATVIAASVLAGLGTPAVVLALAAVSAPLMVTPVRYPDLHPQDALVMGVVQALAILLGGMAGESFAFALLFLALGYLVLGPRFYWRTVDDEETADPGEQGRGAEDRELGA
- a CDS encoding cupredoxin domain-containing protein, encoding MDRRRFLATAGAAASASLAGCSAILPGAAADDYDVGMTAEAFSPYEVTVAVGDTVVWENTSTRAHSVTAYDDQIPADADYFATGGYDSEAAARDAWDGNRGAITSGERYEHTFETPGDYTYFCIPHEQAGMVGVVRVEE
- a CDS encoding 30S ribosomal protein S3ae, whose translation is MSERSVSRQRQGKRWYTVLAPEQFDRAELGETMAEEPEQVVGRNVDTTLGEITGDQGQDNTKLTFKITDVGSDAAYTEFVKHELTRDYLRSMVRRGASKVDLHITVRTTDDYRVRVSPVAFTTKKADRSQEQAIRQVMIDLVEQAAEDRSFSELVDSVVEGRLSSAIYGEAKTIYPLRRVEIQKLQLEARPEEIAAEEEAAVDVDDDDVAVDE
- a CDS encoding KEOPS complex subunit Pcc1 → MTGDDRAADGRDAAAGADRARTAVVETTHADDEAARTVAAALAPDNTADIGTTSEGATVRTRIERGTTGGLLASVDDYLVNLGVADDVAAAGRETDGTAAATGAADTNDADGIRDGRDGRTNAGRDADTADNDTHHT
- a CDS encoding exonuclease RecJ codes for the protein MSTAADAPTEPDPERVAAALAETDFVRVYARPTGDALAAAGVLARGLAGGNTAFQVRTTRDAAVPDGDGTALALGWTAPNATAIPTGDRPVSAVVAAVVDALGAEPDPLVGLAGVVAAGTAPGDGGSGSLLEEAERRGVVDRRPGVAVPTADLADGLAHTTLVRTPQSGDVDAAGALLDALGVHEDPDEDGRRRLASAVALDATDGAPDRSVAAVERALRPHATPTGPFATLEGTADVFDALARERPGLGVSLALGADVADAALGAWRDHGAGVHDVLADPTTGRYDGVFVARVAATPAEGATLPAAARLVRDFASPEPLALVVSDDAAAAAGDGSTDATAALRAGVEATGADGDRDVIGDARTGDARFAGGDVQAFIGGFREALG